From Bradyrhizobium symbiodeficiens, the proteins below share one genomic window:
- a CDS encoding ABC transporter ATP-binding protein, whose translation MSSIISVANLSKTYGSGFKALKNVNLDIKRGEIFALLGPNGAGKTTLISIICGIANPSEGQVLVGGENIQTSYRKARSLIGLVPQELHTDAFESVWATVSFSRGLFGKPKNPGHIEKVLKDLSLWDKKDNKIITLSGGMKRRVMIAKALSHEPQILFLDEPTAGVDVELRKGMWEVVRTLQQSGVTIILTTHYIEEAEEMADRIGIINKGEIVLIEDKASLMQKLGKKRLTLHLQGKLDALPESLGHYELELCDNGATLVYDYDTKGERTGITSLLSDLRNANIRFNDLDTTQSSLEDIFVDLVRTP comes from the coding sequence ATGTCCTCCATCATTTCCGTCGCCAATCTGTCGAAGACCTATGGGTCCGGCTTCAAGGCGCTCAAGAACGTCAATCTCGACATCAAGCGCGGCGAGATTTTTGCGCTGCTCGGCCCCAATGGCGCCGGCAAGACCACGCTGATCTCGATCATCTGCGGCATCGCCAATCCCAGCGAAGGCCAGGTTCTGGTCGGTGGCGAGAACATCCAGACCTCCTACCGAAAGGCGCGCTCGCTGATCGGCCTGGTGCCGCAGGAATTGCATACCGACGCCTTCGAGAGCGTGTGGGCGACGGTGAGCTTCTCCCGCGGCCTGTTCGGCAAGCCGAAGAACCCTGGTCATATCGAGAAGGTGTTGAAGGACCTCTCGCTCTGGGACAAGAAGGACAACAAGATCATCACGCTCTCCGGCGGCATGAAGCGCCGCGTGATGATTGCCAAGGCGCTGTCGCACGAGCCGCAGATCCTGTTCCTGGACGAGCCCACCGCCGGCGTCGACGTCGAGCTGCGCAAGGGCATGTGGGAGGTGGTGCGCACGCTGCAGCAATCCGGCGTCACCATCATCCTCACCACGCATTACATCGAGGAAGCCGAGGAGATGGCCGATCGCATCGGCATCATCAACAAGGGTGAGATCGTGCTGATCGAGGACAAGGCGAGCTTGATGCAAAAGCTCGGCAAGAAGCGGCTGACGCTGCATCTGCAGGGCAAGCTGGACGCGCTGCCGGAGAGCCTCGGCCACTATGAGCTCGAGCTCTGCGACAACGGGGCGACGCTGGTCTACGACTACGACACCAAGGGCGAGCGCACCGGCATCACCAGCCTGCTCAGCGACCTCCGCAACGCCAACATCCGCTTCAACGATCTCGACACGACGCAATCGTCGCTCGAGGACATCTTCGTCGACCTCGTGAGGACGCCATGA
- a CDS encoding ABC transporter permease, with product MNHRAVRAIYLFEMARTWRTLLQSIVSPVVSTSLYFVVFGAAIGSRISQVEGVSYGTFIVPGLIMLSVLTQSIANASFGIYFPKFTGTIYEILSAPISYVEIVLGYVGAAATKSIILGLIILATAGLFVPLHIHHPVWMLAFLVLTAVTFSLFGFIIGIWADGFEKLQMIPMLVVTPLTFLGGSFYSIDMLPPTWRTVALLNPVVYLISGFRWSFYEIADVSMSVSIGMTLAFLVICLVVIWWIFRTGYRLKN from the coding sequence ATGAACCATCGCGCTGTCCGCGCCATCTATCTGTTCGAAATGGCCCGCACCTGGCGCACGCTGCTGCAAAGCATCGTCTCGCCGGTCGTCTCGACCTCGCTCTATTTCGTGGTGTTCGGCGCCGCGATCGGCTCGCGCATCAGCCAGGTCGAGGGCGTGAGCTATGGCACCTTCATCGTGCCGGGCCTGATCATGCTCTCGGTGCTGACCCAGAGCATCGCCAACGCCTCGTTCGGCATCTACTTCCCGAAATTCACCGGCACGATCTACGAGATCCTGTCGGCGCCGATCTCCTATGTCGAGATCGTGCTCGGCTATGTCGGCGCCGCCGCGACCAAGTCGATCATCCTCGGCCTGATCATCCTGGCGACCGCCGGCCTTTTCGTGCCGCTGCACATCCACCATCCGGTCTGGATGTTGGCCTTCCTGGTGCTGACGGCGGTGACGTTCAGCCTGTTCGGTTTCATCATCGGTATCTGGGCCGACGGCTTCGAAAAGCTGCAGATGATCCCGATGCTGGTGGTGACGCCGCTGACCTTCCTCGGCGGCAGCTTCTATTCCATCGACATGCTGCCGCCCACCTGGCGCACGGTGGCGCTGCTCAACCCGGTCGTCTATCTGATCTCCGGCTTCCGCTGGAGTTTCTACGAGATTGCGGACGTCAGCATGTCCGTCAGCATCGGCATGACGCTGGCGTTCCTGGTGATCTGTCTCGTCGTGATCTGGTGGATTTTCCGGACCGGGTATCGACTGAAGAATTGA
- a CDS encoding L,D-transpeptidase — protein MRFQMRSFFIAFTSLMLLSAGSAQAKVEITVDKDNQQMTVAVDGVARYHWPVSTGVPSRETPNGAFRAFRMEEDHYSKEFDDAPMPHAIFFTKVGHAIHGTDSVGRLGSPASHGCVRLSRQNASTLYALVQQQGVLNTTVTLTGSAQVALARNPRGRTNNAIARAPQQPVEEQYATTGDPVNLTPPQQPARRYMPQDDNYIYPADGSDTGARYPAPRPITRPYGAQAYQQLPQPTYDQGYGQQGTYYQPQPRQVYQPRGYYYQN, from the coding sequence ATGCGTTTCCAGATGCGTTCATTTTTCATCGCTTTCACCTCCCTGATGCTTTTGAGCGCAGGCAGCGCGCAGGCCAAGGTCGAGATCACCGTCGACAAGGACAATCAGCAGATGACCGTCGCGGTCGACGGCGTCGCGCGGTATCACTGGCCGGTATCGACCGGCGTCCCCTCGCGCGAGACGCCGAACGGCGCCTTCCGCGCCTTCCGCATGGAAGAGGATCACTACTCCAAGGAATTCGACGACGCGCCGATGCCGCACGCGATCTTCTTCACCAAGGTCGGCCACGCCATCCATGGCACGGACTCGGTCGGCCGTCTCGGCTCGCCGGCGTCCCATGGCTGCGTGCGGCTGTCGCGCCAGAACGCCTCGACGCTCTATGCGCTGGTCCAGCAGCAGGGCGTGCTCAACACCACGGTGACGCTGACCGGCTCGGCACAGGTGGCGCTGGCGCGCAATCCGCGCGGCCGCACCAACAATGCAATCGCCCGCGCGCCGCAGCAGCCCGTCGAAGAGCAGTACGCGACCACCGGCGATCCCGTGAACCTGACGCCGCCGCAGCAGCCCGCCCGTCGTTACATGCCGCAGGACGACAATTACATCTATCCCGCCGACGGCAGCGACACCGGCGCCCGCTATCCGGCGCCGCGCCCGATCACGCGGCCCTATGGCGCGCAGGCCTATCAGCAATTGCCGCAGCCAACCTACGACCAGGGCTACGGCCAGCAGGGCACCTACTATCAGCCGCAGCCGCGGCAGGTTTACCAGCCGCGCGGCTATTACTACCAGAACTGA